The Zingiber officinale cultivar Zhangliang unplaced genomic scaffold, Zo_v1.1 ctg222, whole genome shotgun sequence genome includes a window with the following:
- the LOC122036873 gene encoding E3 ubiquitin ligase BIG BROTHER-related-like gives MADNHPDLFLLLPHFAGDPDPPPPPPPFWSSPFASLSSSADLDTASDYSEDDHASLSLDLFRRRPRSPSCPRPFIPPVFWSDNDLEELERPGCLGLDSVFDGEDDESETADVADRGMIVPDWASDDFFVGQRRCPSDSTEFSRTRHMDEGGLRVTGIDSDSDSDEQIVAMFGEQMVAEMGMDSDDGVGQYGLSDEFDVPLRWDSLQLGDGRRDVNEGFEWEEIDGQDEERDSIDVMVLGHDARSDESRVLTVTEVEDEAVVRNVDWQILLAMNDLGRSPLDPDEVGAYFEDQDGLAYASDYEPYEVLFGQLFEQNSNSKGSPPAAKSVVENLPSVVLRKEDTTEIDAVCAVCKDGIQVEEQVKRLPCLHHYHEDCILPWLCIRNTCPLCRFELPTDDPEYEKRKARRANGVISLDESQLRYDFEMIPETSIP, from the coding sequence ATGGCGGACAACCATCCCGATCTCTTTCTGCTGCTTCCCCACTTCGCCGGTGACCCAGATCCCCCTCCTCCGCCGCCGCCCTTCTGGTCGTCCCCCTTcgcctccctctcctcctccgccGACCTCGACACCGCCTCCGACTACTCCGAAGACGACCACGCCTCTCTCTCCCTCGACCTCTTCCGACGCCGCCCAAGATCCCCTTCCTGCCCTCGCCCCTTCATCCCCCCGGTGTTTTGGTCCGACAACGACCTCGAAGAGCTCGAGCGCCCTGGGTGCCTTGGCCTCGATTCCGTGTTCGACGGGGAAGATGACGAGAGCGAAACGGCGGATGTTGCGGATCGGGGAATGATCGTCCCGGATTGGGCCTCCGACGACTTCTTCGTTGGGCAGAGACGCTGCCCTTCCGACTCGACCGAGTTCTCCAGGACCCGGCATATGGATGAAGGTGGCCTTAGGGTTACCGGAATCGACTCCGATTCAGATTCCGATGAACAGATCGTCGCCATGTTCGGCGAGCAAATGGTGGCTGAAATGGGCATGGACTCCGATGATGGCGTAGGGCAGTACGGGCTCTCTGATGAGTTCGATGTTCCTCTCCGTTGGGACAGCCTCCAACTGGGCGACGGCCGGAGGGACGTCAACGAGGGATTTGAGTGGGAGGAGATCGACGGTCAGGACGAAGAAAGAGATTCTATTGATGTAATGGTTCTTGGCCACGACGCGAGGTCGGATGAGAGTAGAGTGTTGACGGTTACTGAGGTTGAAGATGAAGCGGTGGTCAGAAACGTCGATTGGCAGATTCTCTTGGCCATGAACGATCTGGGAAGGAGTCCACTCGATCCTGATGAAGTCGGAGCCTACTTTGAGGACCAGGATGGTCTCGCCTATGCCTCCGATTACGAGCCCTATGAGGTACTGTTCGGACAACTGTTCGAGCAAAATAGCAACTCCAAGGGCAGTCCACCGGCGGCTAAGTCAGTGGTCGAGAACCTCCCTTCGGTGGTGCTAAGGAAAGAAGATACCACCGAGATCGATGCTGTTTGTGCTGTTTGCAAGGATGGAATTCAGGTAGAGGAGCAAGTCAAGAGGCTGCCTTGCCTTCACCATTACCACGAGGACTGCATCCTCCCATGGCTATGTATCAGAAACACCTGTCCCCTTTGTAGATTCGAATTGCCAACGGATGATCCTGAATATGAGAAGCGGAAAGCCAGGAGGGCAAATGGTGTCATCTCCCTTGATGAATCACAGCTCAggtatgattttgaaatgatacCTGAAACTTCGATCCCGTAA